A single window of Rubripirellula lacrimiformis DNA harbors:
- a CDS encoding NirA family protein — MANEPFSDEQKQFLSGFTFGADVARAVSGLPIISGSSASATVGGTASTKLPEPEADAAASGPDRLALIAQRETVAKGGKLVKEELAKQSKNPLDMWDEIKARSDAGQFPKGNDAFLTKFHGLFYVAPAQDSFMCRMRLPGGLIHGWQFRGLADLADRSAGPYLDVTTRANLQYREIPADQAMEILYGLRELDVIPLGSGGDNIRNCTASSLSGIDDCELIETIPLAKRMHHSILNHREMYGLPRKFNIAFDGGGRISALDDTNDIGFHAVTVDSSKASDDLPAGVYFQLTLGGITGHKDFARPTGVLLRPDECVDVAGAIVRVFVSSGDRTDRKKARLKYVLDDWGFDKFIEAVQADLGRTLRRVDEDRIVVPNQEDRLAHVGWHPQRQTGRSYVGVVLPVGRMTTDQARRIADIADQYGNGEIRLTVWQNLIIPHIRNEDIDAVHQAIVAMGLDDQSTSFRAGLVACTGSAGCKFAASNTKRDAMVIAAALEAKFVLDQPINIHVTGCHNSCAQHYIGDIGLKGAQVEVDDDMVEGYELHLGGGWGSNQAIGRSLFPPMPTEQIVATIVSIVGGYLERRQDSETFAEFSRRSSDDELRSLAAAGMSPADQQTVAT, encoded by the coding sequence ATGGCTAACGAACCCTTTAGTGACGAACAGAAACAATTCCTATCCGGATTCACCTTCGGCGCGGATGTCGCACGCGCCGTTTCGGGGTTGCCGATCATCAGCGGCAGCTCCGCTAGCGCTACCGTCGGCGGAACAGCATCCACCAAGTTGCCCGAACCAGAGGCCGACGCTGCTGCATCAGGACCGGATCGGCTGGCCTTGATCGCGCAAAGAGAAACCGTCGCCAAGGGTGGCAAACTGGTCAAGGAAGAATTGGCCAAACAGTCGAAGAACCCGCTGGATATGTGGGACGAAATCAAGGCTCGAAGCGACGCTGGTCAGTTCCCCAAAGGCAACGATGCATTTCTGACGAAGTTTCACGGACTGTTCTATGTCGCACCGGCGCAAGACAGTTTTATGTGCCGGATGCGCTTGCCGGGCGGCTTGATTCATGGATGGCAGTTCCGCGGGTTGGCCGATCTGGCTGACCGAAGTGCGGGACCCTATTTGGACGTCACCACGCGAGCCAATTTGCAGTACCGCGAGATTCCCGCCGATCAAGCGATGGAGATTCTGTACGGGCTGCGGGAACTGGATGTGATCCCGCTGGGAAGCGGTGGCGACAACATCCGCAACTGTACCGCCAGCTCGCTATCGGGCATCGATGATTGCGAATTGATCGAGACGATTCCGCTGGCCAAACGAATGCACCACTCCATTCTGAACCATCGCGAAATGTATGGACTGCCACGGAAATTCAACATCGCGTTCGATGGAGGTGGCCGAATCAGCGCGCTGGACGATACCAACGACATCGGATTTCATGCCGTCACGGTGGATTCGTCCAAGGCATCGGACGATTTGCCCGCCGGCGTCTATTTTCAACTGACCTTGGGCGGGATCACCGGGCACAAGGATTTTGCACGACCGACGGGAGTCCTGTTGCGACCCGACGAATGCGTCGACGTCGCCGGCGCGATCGTGCGAGTGTTTGTCAGCAGTGGGGACCGCACGGATCGCAAAAAGGCGCGGCTGAAGTACGTTCTGGACGATTGGGGATTCGACAAGTTTATCGAAGCGGTCCAGGCCGACTTGGGCCGCACTCTGCGCCGTGTCGACGAAGATCGCATCGTGGTTCCCAATCAAGAAGACCGATTGGCGCACGTCGGCTGGCACCCCCAGCGGCAAACGGGCCGAAGCTACGTTGGCGTGGTCCTGCCCGTCGGGCGAATGACGACCGACCAAGCACGCCGCATTGCGGACATCGCCGACCAGTATGGCAACGGTGAAATTCGTCTGACCGTTTGGCAAAACCTGATCATTCCCCACATCCGAAACGAAGACATCGACGCCGTGCATCAAGCCATCGTTGCGATGGGCCTGGATGATCAATCGACGTCGTTCCGCGCTGGTTTGGTCGCATGCACTGGCAGTGCGGGCTGCAAGTTTGCCGCCAGCAACACCAAACGCGATGCGATGGTGATCGCCGCGGCGCTCGAAGCGAAGTTCGTGCTGGACCAACCGATCAACATCCATGTCACCGGATGCCACAACAGTTGTGCTCAACATTACATCGGCGACATCGGACTCAAAGGGGCTCAAGTCGAAGTCGACGATGACATGGTCGAAGGCTATGAACTGCACCTCGGTGGTGGTTGGGGATCCAACCAAGCGATCGGTCGATCCTTGTTTCCACCGATGCCCACTGAACAAATCGTTGCGACCATCGTGTCCATCGTCGGCGGATACTTGGAACGCCGACAGGATAGCGAAACGTTCGCTGAATTTTCGCGGCGCAGTAGCGACGACGAACTTCGATCATTAGCAGCCGCTGGAATGTCCCCCGCCGACCAACAGACCGTTGCGACCTGA
- a CDS encoding molybdopterin oxidoreductase family protein, whose protein sequence is MSTVPPEFKSLTANDQKRRFQLPQLLHARTGEMTRELLLKPGDHGLGMTPDPMRADTTTTAVCGYCSTGCGLRLHLRDDEAIGLTPETGYPVNLGMACPKGWEALRVLDSDDRATSPMVRDADGKFNKVSWDAALTSFCDRFKEIQSTYGPDSVAFLSTGQIASEEMAFLGALAKFGMGFRHGDGNTRQCMATAVTAYKESFGYDAPPYTYDDFEQSDVLVFVGSNPCIAHPIMWERVLRNPNDPAIIVVDPRRTETAMAAKEHLQLSPKSDLALLYAITHEVIQRGYVDHGFVDAHTNGFEQLAQHVQAFAPDVVSSIAGVSVDQIHSVVDLIGQGKAVSFWWTMGVNQSYEGTRVAQAIINLSLITGNIGRPGTGANSITGQCNAMGSRLWSNTTNLIGHHDFGSADDRAKVAAELDIPVENIPTDTGWSYDRIMEGVRSGKIKGLWVIATNPAHSWIHQDDARALLDQLDFLVVQDMYDSTDTARHADMILPAAGWGEKDGTFINSERRYGLLKKVRKAPGEALADFRIFQAIAHYWGVGDQFRDWTDPEAVFRIMQRLNRGKWSDISGIDGYAQLDRCGGIQWPWSQASAQASHGEGSSGDPAPQRRLFEDGNFAHPDGRARLIVDDVTPPPEPPCADYPTWLLTGRGTVSQWHTQTRTSKSPVLRKLYPNQPYVELHPEDAARIGVSNGERVTVQSRRGEATAAAMVVPTVRPGQAFMPMHYESTNRLTLAHFDPHSRQPSYKDCAVKILKA, encoded by the coding sequence ATGAGTACGGTACCACCAGAATTCAAATCGCTAACCGCAAACGATCAGAAGCGTCGGTTTCAACTGCCCCAGTTGCTGCACGCACGCACCGGCGAAATGACTCGTGAATTGTTGTTGAAGCCTGGGGATCATGGGCTGGGAATGACCCCCGACCCGATGCGCGCCGATACGACAACCACCGCCGTATGCGGGTACTGCAGCACCGGCTGCGGACTGCGTCTGCATCTGCGTGATGACGAAGCGATCGGGTTGACTCCGGAAACCGGTTATCCAGTCAACCTGGGCATGGCCTGCCCCAAGGGTTGGGAAGCCCTGCGTGTGCTGGACAGTGACGATCGCGCTACGTCGCCAATGGTGCGTGACGCCGATGGCAAGTTCAACAAGGTGTCGTGGGATGCGGCGCTGACGTCGTTCTGTGATCGCTTCAAAGAAATACAGTCCACTTACGGGCCCGATTCGGTCGCGTTCCTAAGCACCGGCCAGATCGCATCGGAAGAGATGGCTTTCTTGGGCGCACTTGCCAAGTTCGGCATGGGGTTCCGACACGGCGACGGCAACACGCGTCAGTGCATGGCAACCGCCGTAACGGCCTACAAGGAATCGTTCGGGTATGACGCACCTCCCTACACCTACGATGATTTCGAACAAAGCGATGTGTTGGTATTCGTCGGTTCGAACCCCTGCATCGCTCACCCCATCATGTGGGAACGCGTGCTTCGCAATCCCAACGATCCGGCGATCATCGTCGTCGATCCGCGGCGCACCGAGACGGCGATGGCGGCCAAGGAACATTTGCAACTGAGTCCCAAAAGTGACCTGGCGCTGTTGTATGCGATCACGCACGAAGTGATTCAGCGTGGTTACGTCGATCATGGATTCGTCGACGCCCATACCAATGGTTTCGAACAACTGGCCCAGCACGTTCAGGCGTTCGCTCCCGACGTCGTTTCATCGATCGCCGGTGTCAGTGTCGATCAAATCCACTCAGTCGTCGATTTGATCGGACAAGGGAAAGCCGTGTCGTTCTGGTGGACGATGGGGGTCAACCAAAGTTACGAGGGCACGCGAGTCGCCCAGGCGATCATCAACCTTTCGCTGATCACCGGCAACATCGGCCGGCCTGGTACCGGCGCCAACAGCATCACCGGACAATGCAACGCCATGGGGTCGCGTTTGTGGAGCAACACGACCAACCTGATCGGGCATCACGATTTTGGATCGGCAGACGACCGTGCCAAGGTGGCCGCGGAACTGGACATCCCTGTTGAAAACATCCCCACCGATACCGGTTGGTCCTATGACCGCATCATGGAAGGCGTACGAAGCGGCAAGATCAAAGGGTTGTGGGTGATCGCCACCAACCCCGCGCATTCGTGGATTCATCAAGACGATGCCAGAGCGCTGTTGGACCAACTGGACTTCTTGGTCGTCCAAGACATGTACGATTCCACCGATACCGCCCGTCACGCCGACATGATTCTGCCGGCTGCCGGTTGGGGCGAAAAAGACGGCACGTTCATCAATAGCGAACGACGCTACGGACTGCTGAAGAAGGTTCGCAAGGCACCCGGGGAGGCGCTCGCCGACTTTCGGATCTTCCAGGCCATCGCGCACTACTGGGGCGTGGGCGATCAGTTCCGCGATTGGACGGACCCCGAAGCGGTGTTCCGAATCATGCAGCGACTCAATCGAGGCAAATGGTCCGACATCAGCGGCATCGATGGGTACGCACAGCTGGACCGTTGTGGTGGCATCCAGTGGCCATGGTCCCAGGCGTCGGCCCAAGCCAGCCACGGCGAAGGAAGCAGCGGTGATCCAGCACCCCAGCGGCGACTGTTCGAAGACGGCAATTTTGCGCATCCCGACGGACGCGCCCGATTGATCGTCGACGATGTCACGCCGCCGCCCGAGCCACCGTGTGCGGACTATCCGACTTGGTTGTTGACCGGACGTGGGACGGTCAGCCAATGGCACACCCAGACTCGGACCAGCAAAAGTCCCGTGCTTCGCAAACTGTATCCGAACCAACCCTACGTGGAACTGCACCCCGAGGACGCGGCGCGGATCGGTGTATCCAACGGCGAACGGGTGACTGTCCAGTCCCGCCGCGGGGAAGCGACTGCTGCGGCAATGGTGGTCCCCACCGTTCGGCCGGGGCAAGCGTTCATGCCGATGCACTACGAATCAACCAACCGGCTAACCCTCGCTCACTTCGATCCTCACAGCCGACAACCCAGCTACAAGGACTGCGCCGTCAAGATTTTGAAAGCTTGA
- a CDS encoding DmsC/YnfH family molybdoenzyme membrane anchor subunit, with amino-acid sequence MSIADSPHHQPSPDFISGLIDDQQSLSAVERFSTLHENGQLDEAKVSDRSLSGLAPAQERYYRDLLPASAPGPDEQFAFEVNLDKCSGCKACVVACHTMNGLEEDESWRRVGTLTIGEPAPVSPVESPSASVTSLPMIQHVTTACHHCEDPGCLNGCPVKAYEKDPVTGIVRHLDDQCIGCKYCMMMCPYEVPKYSERLGIVRKCDMCHQRLSVGEAPACVQACPNEAIAIHTVARNQSFSKSDRIAPGAPLSTITKPTTRYVGSKTDGQHQGHREGAVLVPQDEGVDQIAENHWPLAVLLVATQVSVGMLLTERLISGMAGLFGAPVDESITRSNATIALVVGIVGMNLAPLHLGKPLRAWRVFLGLRTSWLSREAVVLGKYVGLLLVAVGLLWLPQFSDYVPESILLVIPGWAASLTLWAAIPVGLLGLYCSAMIYIATKRELWRPTRTFVRFFGTMAVTGIALAAAPFAAGGVPVAAAWMAAVAGAFLIAKLVYEYQILLSPVPPRTSSDRLTRLDIRSKRLVHRDLPALAKLRWGTGIAGGVLILAAAAIAFVSPQVGAGLMVAAALLIAAGELAERLLYFSSVVYDRMPGTLG; translated from the coding sequence ATGTCCATCGCCGACTCACCCCATCATCAACCATCGCCGGATTTCATCTCCGGTCTTATCGATGATCAACAGTCGTTGTCAGCGGTCGAGCGTTTCAGCACGCTTCATGAAAATGGCCAACTGGATGAAGCGAAGGTTTCCGATCGCTCGCTATCCGGATTGGCTCCGGCTCAAGAACGTTACTATCGCGACCTGTTGCCGGCATCCGCACCTGGACCTGACGAACAGTTTGCGTTCGAAGTGAACCTGGACAAGTGCAGCGGCTGCAAGGCATGCGTGGTCGCCTGCCACACGATGAACGGATTGGAAGAAGACGAATCGTGGCGGCGCGTCGGTACCCTGACGATCGGCGAACCCGCCCCGGTTTCCCCAGTGGAATCCCCCTCAGCATCGGTCACCAGTTTGCCGATGATTCAGCACGTCACCACGGCGTGCCACCACTGTGAAGATCCCGGCTGTCTCAACGGTTGCCCGGTCAAAGCATACGAAAAGGATCCCGTGACGGGCATCGTCCGGCACTTGGATGACCAATGCATCGGGTGCAAGTATTGCATGATGATGTGTCCGTACGAAGTGCCCAAGTACAGCGAACGTTTGGGCATCGTCCGCAAATGCGACATGTGCCATCAACGGCTAAGTGTCGGCGAGGCGCCTGCGTGCGTGCAAGCCTGTCCCAACGAAGCGATCGCGATCCACACCGTGGCCCGCAATCAGTCCTTTTCAAAATCGGATCGAATCGCGCCCGGAGCACCGCTTTCGACGATCACCAAACCCACCACTCGCTATGTCGGATCGAAGACCGACGGCCAACATCAGGGGCACCGCGAAGGTGCCGTGCTGGTGCCGCAGGACGAAGGGGTCGATCAGATCGCCGAGAATCATTGGCCGCTGGCCGTGTTGCTGGTCGCCACCCAAGTATCCGTCGGCATGTTGTTGACCGAACGACTGATCAGCGGGATGGCGGGGCTGTTTGGGGCACCGGTGGACGAATCTATCACACGTTCCAATGCGACCATCGCGTTGGTGGTGGGAATCGTTGGAATGAACTTGGCACCCCTGCACCTGGGGAAACCGCTGCGAGCATGGCGGGTGTTCTTGGGACTGCGGACCAGTTGGTTGAGCCGCGAAGCCGTCGTCCTGGGCAAATACGTCGGGCTGCTCTTGGTCGCTGTTGGCTTGCTGTGGTTGCCCCAGTTTTCGGACTATGTGCCCGAGTCGATTCTGTTGGTGATCCCCGGATGGGCCGCTTCGTTGACTCTATGGGCTGCCATCCCCGTTGGTCTGCTTGGTCTGTACTGCAGCGCGATGATCTACATCGCAACGAAACGTGAACTTTGGCGTCCCACACGCACCTTTGTCCGGTTTTTCGGCACGATGGCAGTCACGGGAATTGCGCTGGCGGCAGCGCCATTCGCAGCCGGAGGAGTTCCAGTAGCCGCCGCATGGATGGCGGCGGTTGCTGGCGCTTTTCTGATTGCCAAACTGGTTTACGAATACCAGATCTTGCTCTCGCCGGTTCCACCACGGACCAGCAGTGATCGGTTGACCCGATTGGACATTCGTTCGAAACGCTTGGTGCATCGCGATCTTCCAGCGCTCGCAAAGCTGCGGTGGGGAACCGGGATCGCCGGTGGCGTCCTGATCCTAGCGGCCGCGGCGATCGCGTTTGTGTCACCGCAGGTGGGGGCTGGGTTGATGGTGGCTGCGGCCTTGCTGATCGCGGCCGGTGAACTTGCCGAACGGCTGCTGTACTTTTCCAGCGTTGTTTATGACCGCATGCCAGGAACGCTCGGGTAG
- a CDS encoding ABC transporter ATP-binding protein, with protein MAGYVEMYRLGKTYDTPNGPAVIVEDFNLNMKKGEYVCLLGHSGCGKSTVLSMVAGLNSITDGGIVVANHEIDGPGPDRGVVFQSPCLMPWMTALDNVMLGVNQVYPHGTKSQRHDIAAYYLTLVGLGNSLHKRASDLSQGMQQRVGIARAFALKPKMLLLDEPFGMLDSLTRMELQEILLEILVRDQVTTLMITHDVDEALFMSDRVVIMTNGPRAKVGMISHIPFDKPRVRSDVLEHPEYYQLRGEMIGFLEDQDHKKLKADAEKRQRDQAASQSETKGQVAVP; from the coding sequence ATGGCCGGCTACGTCGAAATGTATCGCTTAGGAAAAACCTACGATACGCCCAATGGGCCCGCGGTTATCGTCGAAGACTTTAACCTGAACATGAAGAAGGGCGAATACGTTTGTCTGCTTGGGCATTCGGGCTGTGGCAAGTCGACGGTGCTGTCGATGGTCGCCGGTCTGAACTCGATCACCGATGGTGGCATCGTGGTCGCCAACCATGAAATCGACGGCCCCGGACCTGACCGCGGAGTCGTGTTTCAGTCGCCGTGTCTGATGCCCTGGATGACGGCACTGGACAACGTGATGTTGGGCGTCAACCAAGTTTACCCGCACGGTACGAAGTCCCAACGTCATGACATCGCCGCTTACTATCTAACTTTGGTTGGACTCGGCAATTCGCTGCACAAGCGAGCCTCGGATCTGTCCCAAGGGATGCAACAGCGAGTCGGGATCGCTCGTGCGTTCGCGCTGAAGCCCAAGATGCTGTTGCTGGACGAACCGTTCGGCATGCTGGATTCGCTGACTCGGATGGAACTACAGGAAATCCTGCTAGAGATCCTAGTGCGCGATCAGGTCACCACGCTGATGATCACTCACGACGTGGACGAAGCCCTGTTCATGAGCGATCGCGTTGTGATCATGACCAACGGCCCGCGAGCGAAAGTGGGCATGATCTCGCACATTCCCTTTGATAAACCCCGCGTCCGGTCCGATGTGCTGGAACACCCCGAGTACTACCAACTGCGCGGCGAGATGATCGGGTTCCTAGAGGATCAGGATCACAAAAAACTGAAAGCCGATGCAGAGAAGCGACAGCGAGATCAAGCGGCAAGCCAGTCCGAAACAAAGGGGCAGGTCGCGGTTCCTTGA
- a CDS encoding ABC transporter ATP-binding protein has protein sequence MSIVALNDPSVRPSIARSSAPEPMIQMRGVCKGFGSGVTRVEVLDNINLNVREGEFLAIVGFSGSGKSTFMKLLAGLETIDQGSLTMEGQPITGPNPDRGLVFQNYSLLPWLTVRGNIALSVNSVFRTWGRGERADHVERFIEMVGLTHAAHRRPHELSGGMRQRVSLARTLAMKPKVLLLDEPLSALDAMTRSVLQEEILKIWEEERQTCVMITNDVDEAILVADRIVPLNPGPCASLGPAFTVELDRPRKSSELNHSPVFKGLRNSVTNYLIEVRKKHREQEAATMATPHIELPDLQPQSMKLPHKSILNSSS, from the coding sequence ATGAGCATCGTAGCCCTCAACGATCCTAGCGTTCGGCCCAGCATCGCTCGGTCATCCGCACCGGAACCGATGATCCAGATGCGGGGTGTCTGCAAAGGATTTGGCAGCGGCGTGACCCGAGTCGAAGTGCTCGACAACATCAACCTGAATGTTCGGGAAGGCGAATTTTTGGCGATTGTTGGCTTCTCCGGCAGCGGCAAAAGCACCTTCATGAAACTGTTGGCCGGATTGGAAACGATCGACCAAGGATCGTTGACGATGGAAGGGCAACCGATCACCGGTCCGAATCCTGATCGCGGTTTGGTGTTCCAAAACTATTCGCTGCTTCCTTGGCTGACCGTCCGCGGAAACATTGCGTTGTCGGTCAACAGCGTCTTTCGCACATGGGGCAGAGGCGAACGAGCCGATCACGTCGAACGATTCATCGAAATGGTGGGACTGACGCACGCTGCCCACCGTCGTCCCCATGAACTTTCCGGTGGCATGCGGCAGCGGGTGTCGCTGGCGCGGACGTTGGCGATGAAGCCCAAGGTGCTGCTGTTGGACGAACCTCTTTCGGCACTCGATGCGATGACCCGCAGTGTGCTGCAAGAAGAGATCCTGAAGATCTGGGAAGAAGAACGTCAAACCTGCGTCATGATCACCAACGATGTCGACGAAGCAATCTTGGTGGCCGACCGAATCGTTCCGCTGAATCCCGGACCGTGTGCGTCGCTTGGACCAGCATTCACGGTTGAACTGGACCGACCCCGCAAATCGTCGGAACTGAATCACAGTCCCGTCTTCAAGGGACTGCGCAACTCGGTGACAAACTACTTGATCGAGGTACGCAAAAAGCATCGCGAACAAGAGGCCGCAACGATGGCGACACCCCACATCGAACTTCCCGATTTACAGCCACAAAGTATGAAGTTGCCGCACAAATCGATCTTGAATAGCAGTTCGTAA
- a CDS encoding ABC transporter permease has protein sequence MNWRGSLLKFCSVTGMPMLEPFVRLAAGEDVKEQMIGIAKFVVLPVIAMLAFIGMWSAAARTIVSDSVQLPGPMATWTAGVELFAMHTDQRIADRQAKQAKTAEAIDDLAKARGFETLAAQSGGDLSDRYTAAAVLHRKSALLAANFTPTSAPTFVDQILNSLVTVAFGFLLATAVAIPLGVMCGMSPWFNAAMTPFIQVFKPVSPLAWLPIAAVVIIWAYSDTDPNDAFFSKAFLTSAATVSLCSLWPTLVNTTFGVASVDKDYLNVARVLKLSWSQKLFKIILPASLPLMFAGLRISLGVGWMVLIAADMLAQNPGLGKFVWDTYQNGSSVSYARITFSVVVIGVIGLVFDRVMICLRNLVSFGDTAPS, from the coding sequence ATGAATTGGCGTGGAAGTCTTCTGAAGTTTTGCAGTGTCACCGGGATGCCGATGCTGGAACCGTTTGTCCGGTTGGCTGCCGGCGAAGACGTCAAGGAACAGATGATTGGCATTGCCAAATTCGTCGTCTTGCCTGTGATCGCGATGTTGGCGTTCATCGGCATGTGGTCCGCGGCGGCACGAACGATCGTCAGCGATAGCGTCCAATTGCCGGGACCGATGGCGACGTGGACTGCGGGTGTCGAGCTGTTCGCGATGCACACGGATCAGCGAATAGCCGACCGGCAAGCCAAACAGGCCAAGACCGCCGAGGCCATTGACGACCTCGCCAAGGCGCGTGGGTTCGAAACTTTGGCGGCACAGTCCGGCGGGGACCTTTCCGATCGCTATACCGCCGCGGCGGTTTTGCATCGAAAGTCGGCCCTGCTTGCAGCCAACTTCACGCCCACCAGCGCACCGACGTTCGTGGACCAGATTCTGAACAGTTTGGTGACCGTTGCCTTCGGATTCTTGCTCGCCACCGCGGTTGCCATTCCCCTGGGTGTGATGTGTGGGATGAGCCCCTGGTTCAACGCGGCGATGACGCCGTTCATCCAAGTGTTCAAACCGGTTAGCCCGCTGGCGTGGTTGCCGATCGCAGCCGTCGTCATCATTTGGGCGTATTCGGATACCGACCCCAACGACGCGTTTTTCAGCAAAGCATTTTTGACCTCGGCTGCAACCGTCAGTCTTTGCTCTTTGTGGCCGACCCTGGTCAATACGACCTTCGGTGTTGCCAGTGTCGACAAGGATTACTTGAACGTCGCTCGCGTGCTGAAACTGTCTTGGTCGCAAAAGTTGTTCAAGATCATTCTGCCGGCCTCACTGCCGCTGATGTTCGCCGGTTTGCGGATCAGTTTGGGTGTCGGTTGGATGGTTCTGATCGCGGCCGACATGTTGGCTCAGAACCCGGGACTCGGAAAATTCGTGTGGGATACCTACCAAAATGGATCTTCGGTTTCCTACGCCCGCATCACGTTCAGTGTGGTGGTGATCGGAGTCATCGGGTTGGTCTTTGATCGGGTCATGATCTGCCTGCGAAACCTAGTCAGTTTCGGAGACACCGCGCCATCCTAA
- a CDS encoding CmpA/NrtA family ABC transporter substrate-binding protein, giving the protein MLNRSPKRLLQSMVCCWVAMIGGCAGSTVNWEELERAAAKVDIDIDALANSLQDETASKTVRLEVEKPNLKLGFIKLTDCAPLVIAKEKGFFDDEGLSVELAAQSNWKDLLDAVINHSLDGAHMLAGQPIGATIGIGTKADVITAYSLDYNGNAITVSNDIWSRMQENDPNLKTDHPKHPITADALKPIVDQYKQQGKDFNMGMVFPVSTHNYEIRYWLAAAGISPGFYDQRYLDGTRDADVLLSVTPPPQMPATMEQGTILGYCVGEPWNQKAVVAGIGVPVTTNYDVWKNNPEKVFGVTKQWDEKYPNTHLAVVKALIRAGKWLDAVDQNGVFLNRQEACQILSSPNYVGADVSVIERSMTGTFVFQSDDVREMPDFNVFFKYHATYPHYSDCIWFLTQMRRWGQITEPKPAQWYAETARKIYQPAIYQQAARLLIDEGYLSADEVPADDYDGYRSPTSDFIDGKTYDAKDPIAYINSFEIGNPGQ; this is encoded by the coding sequence ATGTTGAATCGTTCACCCAAACGTCTACTGCAGAGCATGGTGTGCTGTTGGGTGGCAATGATCGGTGGCTGTGCTGGCAGCACGGTCAATTGGGAAGAACTCGAGCGAGCGGCGGCGAAGGTCGACATTGACATCGATGCGCTCGCCAACAGCCTGCAGGACGAAACAGCATCGAAAACCGTCCGCTTGGAAGTCGAAAAGCCCAACCTGAAACTCGGGTTCATCAAGTTGACTGACTGTGCGCCGTTGGTGATCGCCAAAGAGAAAGGCTTCTTCGATGACGAGGGCCTTAGCGTCGAACTGGCTGCCCAATCGAACTGGAAAGACTTGCTAGACGCGGTCATCAATCACTCACTAGACGGTGCCCATATGTTGGCCGGTCAACCGATCGGTGCGACGATCGGCATCGGGACCAAGGCCGATGTGATCACCGCCTACAGTCTGGATTACAACGGAAACGCGATCACGGTTTCCAACGACATCTGGTCTCGGATGCAAGAGAATGATCCCAATCTGAAAACGGACCATCCGAAACATCCGATCACCGCGGACGCGTTGAAACCGATTGTCGACCAGTACAAGCAACAGGGCAAAGATTTCAACATGGGGATGGTGTTCCCCGTCAGCACCCACAACTACGAAATTCGATACTGGTTGGCAGCGGCCGGGATCAGTCCCGGTTTCTATGACCAGCGGTACCTGGATGGCACCCGAGACGCCGACGTGCTGTTGTCGGTGACGCCACCGCCTCAGATGCCTGCCACGATGGAACAGGGCACCATTCTGGGTTACTGCGTTGGCGAACCGTGGAACCAGAAGGCCGTTGTGGCTGGAATTGGTGTGCCGGTAACCACGAACTACGACGTCTGGAAGAACAACCCGGAAAAGGTGTTCGGTGTGACGAAACAGTGGGACGAAAAGTATCCCAACACTCACCTGGCCGTTGTCAAAGCACTGATCCGGGCTGGCAAATGGTTGGACGCAGTTGACCAAAACGGCGTCTTTCTGAACCGCCAAGAAGCCTGCCAAATTCTAAGCAGTCCCAACTATGTCGGCGCCGACGTCAGCGTGATCGAAAGGTCCATGACCGGCACGTTCGTCTTCCAGTCCGACGACGTTCGCGAGATGCCCGATTTCAACGTGTTCTTCAAATACCACGCCACCTATCCGCACTACAGCGACTGCATTTGGTTCCTGACTCAGATGCGTCGATGGGGCCAAATCACTGAACCCAAGCCCGCCCAGTGGTACGCCGAAACGGCTCGCAAGATCTATCAGCCAGCGATCTATCAGCAGGCGGCCCGGTTGTTGATCGACGAAGGCTACTTGAGTGCCGATGAAGTCCCGGCCGACGACTACGACGGCTATCGGTCGCCAACGTCCGATTTTATCGATGGCAAAACCTACGACGCAAAAGATCCGATCGCGTACATCAACAGCTTTGAAATTGGCAATCCAGGTCAATAG